A DNA window from Pseudomonadota bacterium contains the following coding sequences:
- a CDS encoding YbhB/YbcL family Raf kinase inhibitor-like protein, with the protein MSLSLTSSAFAHNGTIPQAYTCDGKDISPPLAWTGIPSETKSFALILDDPDAPDPAAPKMTWVHWVLYNLPPTAAG; encoded by the coding sequence CTGTCACTGACCTCGTCGGCCTTCGCCCACAACGGCACCATCCCCCAAGCATACACCTGCGACGGCAAGGACATCTCACCGCCATTGGCCTGGACCGGAATTCCCTCGGAAACGAAAAGCTTCGCCCTCATCCTCGACGACCCTGACGCCCCCGATCCGGCAGCGCCGAAGATGACCTGGGTGCACTGGGTGCTCTACAACCTCCCGCCGACCGCCGCCGGGC